The nucleotide sequence CCTATCTATTAAACTGTTTTAAATAGATTATAAACAAACAATAAAAGAAGGATTGTAAGGACTTATCCCAGCAATTGCCGGATGCCAGATATGAATAATGATTGACGATCTGAAATAGCAATAAAATTATGCAGATAAATTAATAATACATGGAAAACAAGAGCAAAAGCTGAAATAGAAATGTTCAAACCTAAGGAAGATATTCGATTTGATCAGACCAGGATCAGATTTTCAATTTAATATACATTTTAAACCCAAAACGCAAAGTAGTGGAAATTATACAAACATGTAATGTAACGGTCTCGTAATTCTGGAAAAATACGATACCTATGAAGGTAATCATATTATAAAAATGAATAGAGTGAATGCGTTATGGATAAGAAAGATGCGGAAATAATTAAGATCACCCAGGACGGCATTCCCCTCATTTCAAGACCGTTCAAAGAAGTTGCCGAAAATCTTGGGATTTCAGAAAATGAAGTAATCAGGAGGTTGGGTGATTTGCAGCGTCAAGGTATCATTCGACGGTTCGGGGCATCTATTGGCCACAGGGCGATAGGTATTACTGCGAACGCCATGTGCACTTGGAATGTGCCAAATGATCAGGTGGAAGAAGTAGGGGCGATCATGGCTGGATTTTCTGAAGTAACCCATTGCTACGAAAGACCCAGAAGAGAGGAATGGCCATATAATCTTTTTACCATGGTCCATGCCTATACTCGTGAGGAATGCAGGAAAGTGGCTGAACAAATATCCAGAGCTACAGGGATAGATAATTACAGTATTCTTTTTAGTGAAAAAGAATTTAAAAAGACGGGTGTCAGGCTTTGAAAGCGGATGAAATACCAAGCCTCCTCCCCCTCATGGTTGAAATGAAAAACAGGAAGGTGGTAATATTTGGTGGAGGACAGGTGGGTGAAAGAAAAGCTAGCCTCTTCTCCAGATATGCTCCCACAACTGTCATAAGCCGCAGTTTTACTCCAGGTCTTTATGAGTTGGAAAAACAGGGGGTCAATCTAATAAACACAACCGTCACCTTGTCTGATGAGGTGATATTGGGACATATCAAGGATGTTTTTTTGGTAATACCAACGACCTCTGATCAGGAACTTAATAGAAGGATAGCTGAATTGGCACATCAGAGCAGTTCTCTGGTAAACTCTGTGGATGGACTGGAAGATATTGCAGTGCCTTCTATAATTGAGAAAGGGGACATCACCATAGCCATTTCCACTAAAGGAGCCAGCCCTGCCCTCTCTAAATATATGAGACAAAAGATCGAGGAAATAATACGGCCGGAATTTGAAGATATGGCAAGGATCTTGAAAGATATTAGACCGAAATTAATTCAACAGGTTCCTAAACAGGAAGACCGCTCCAGGATATTGTGGACCATTTTAGAAGATAGCGATGTTTGGGAGGCATTACCAGAATCCTATGATAAGGCACTGAAAATCGCCCTAAATCATTTAATAAATGGAAATAATTAAACTAACTTGGATGCATTATTGTTAATAAAGGAGTTCTAATGACTGAGATTTCAAGCATGTTGATCACCCATAAAAAAGCGAGTGTTGAAGATATTGAAAAACTTCACGCATGGCATGGGGGTGTTGACCAGATTTTGCAGAAATTGTATGCCCATGAGCTAGTAATGGAATGTGCCGTACTTATGACCTGCAACAGAGTTGAAGTTTATGTGGTCTCACCAAAGGGCAGCAAAGTTCTGTTTAATTTTGCGAAAGAAATGAAAGTTCCCAATTTGATTGTTGATTTTCATGATCATGAGGAGTCA is from Methanosarcinales archaeon and encodes:
- a CDS encoding Lrp/AsnC family transcriptional regulator produces the protein MDKKDAEIIKITQDGIPLISRPFKEVAENLGISENEVIRRLGDLQRQGIIRRFGASIGHRAIGITANAMCTWNVPNDQVEEVGAIMAGFSEVTHCYERPRREEWPYNLFTMVHAYTREECRKVAEQISRATGIDNYSILFSEKEFKKTGVRL
- a CDS encoding bifunctional precorrin-2 dehydrogenase/sirohydrochlorin ferrochelatase codes for the protein MVEMKNRKVVIFGGGQVGERKASLFSRYAPTTVISRSFTPGLYELEKQGVNLINTTVTLSDEVILGHIKDVFLVIPTTSDQELNRRIAELAHQSSSLVNSVDGLEDIAVPSIIEKGDITIAISTKGASPALSKYMRQKIEEIIRPEFEDMARILKDIRPKLIQQVPKQEDRSRILWTILEDSDVWEALPESYDKALKIALNHLINGNN